The Cyclobacteriaceae bacterium genome includes a region encoding these proteins:
- a CDS encoding CoA-binding protein: MGLGTSLSSDISMNTRLSAEERNKFQNSETVRKILNNSKTIAIVGLSDKKERASNFVGSYLKSERYTIIPVNPMKQEILGEKCYPDLASIPGPVDVVDIFRKPEECLNVVKEAIAIKAKAVWLQLGVINVEAAELAQQNGLLVIMDRCLKMEHGRYIGNLHWAGMNTEIITSRKVSRFI, from the coding sequence ATGGGACTTGGAACAAGCCTTTCATCAGATATCTCGATGAACACCCGCCTGAGCGCGGAAGAAAGAAATAAATTTCAAAATTCAGAGACTGTTCGGAAAATTCTGAATAACTCCAAAACAATTGCCATTGTGGGGCTTTCCGACAAAAAGGAAAGGGCCAGTAATTTTGTGGGATCGTATTTAAAATCAGAACGGTACACGATCATACCTGTAAATCCCATGAAGCAAGAGATCCTTGGAGAGAAGTGCTATCCTGATCTTGCTTCTATTCCTGGTCCTGTCGATGTGGTGGACATCTTTCGCAAGCCTGAAGAATGTCTCAACGTTGTTAAGGAAGCGATTGCAATCAAAGCAAAAGCTGTGTGGCTTCAACTTGGTGTCATTAATGTCGAAGCTGCAGAACTCGCACAGCAAAATGGTTTATTGGTGATAATGGATCGTTGCCTCAAAATGGAACATGGACGTTACATCGGAAATCTCCACTGGGCCGGAATGAACACGGAGATTATTACTTCACGAAAGGTGAGCCGTTTTATTTAG
- a CDS encoding 2-oxoglutarate dehydrogenase E1 component, protein MDKYSYISNADVGYLDQLYQNYKKDPASVDATWQKFFEGYDFSLQKFGDNGHSGPAADLGTAIKETLVRTLIHAYRSRGHLKSHTNPVRERRDHHVALDHKFYGLTDADLDVEFDVGVEIGLGRTTLKKIIEKLEKVYIGTIGFEYSYIRNQEIFDWFIQKCENQYYTYNPSVDEKKSILSKLNEAVVFENFLHTKFLGQKRFSLEGGETTIPALQTIINKTAEMGVKEVVIGMAHRGRLNVLSNILGKTYEQIFTEFEGNVNPDLTMGDGDVKYHLGYASHINTPSGNKIYVKLTPNPSHLEVVDSLVLGYTRGQIDDEYKGQNTAMAILIHGDAAVAGQGIVYELVQMSGLEGYTTGGTIHFVINNQVGFTTDYEDARTAIYCTDVAKIIDAPVLHVNGDDAEAVTFCSKLAVEYRQKFGKDIFIDMLCYRRHGHNESDEPKFTQPKLYNIIAKHPNPREVYVKKLIERGDVDAALADEMDKNFRNQLQDRLNEVKQKPLPYKPQKIEEEWEKMVRAKPEDFETSPDTSIKQAIIDKVGKALTTIPEGFKALKQIEKLLKDRKAAFFDDKVLGWAEAELLAYGSLLSDGTPVRMSGQDVKRGTFSHRHAYFFDANTNDPYCGLDHIQTDQQPFHIYNSLLSEFGVLGFEYGYSMSNPNALVIWEAQFGDFVNGAQVMIDQFISSAESKWQRMNGLVMLLPHGYEGQGPEHSSCRPERFLQMAAEYNYVVTNPTTAANIFHLLRRQVTWQFRKPCIVFSPKSLLRHPSVVSPIKEFTGGSFKEVIDDAIVVAKDVKRIVLCSGKIYYDLLEVQSKKKTKDTAVVRVEQLYPFPESQLKNIFKKYKGSKIVWVQEEPANMGALSFIQRMMPKQEMEFISRKASASPATGYSKVHKAEQEKIVQQAFEI, encoded by the coding sequence ATGGATAAATATTCCTATATCTCTAATGCTGACGTTGGCTATCTCGATCAGCTTTATCAAAATTATAAAAAGGATCCTGCTTCAGTTGATGCGACCTGGCAGAAATTTTTCGAAGGATATGACTTTTCCCTTCAGAAGTTTGGCGACAATGGCCATTCCGGTCCAGCCGCAGACCTGGGTACCGCAATTAAGGAGACCCTGGTTCGTACGCTTATCCACGCCTATAGATCCCGTGGGCATCTGAAATCTCATACCAATCCTGTGCGCGAAAGAAGAGATCACCATGTGGCATTGGATCATAAATTTTATGGCCTAACAGACGCTGACCTTGATGTCGAGTTTGATGTAGGTGTAGAAATTGGCCTGGGTAGAACTACCCTCAAGAAGATTATTGAAAAACTTGAGAAGGTTTATATCGGAACGATTGGTTTTGAATATAGCTATATCCGCAATCAGGAAATCTTTGATTGGTTCATACAGAAATGTGAGAATCAATATTACACATACAATCCATCCGTTGATGAAAAGAAGAGCATTCTTTCCAAGCTTAACGAAGCCGTAGTATTTGAAAATTTCCTTCACACTAAATTCCTGGGACAAAAACGTTTCTCATTGGAAGGTGGGGAAACTACTATCCCCGCACTGCAGACAATTATTAACAAGACTGCAGAGATGGGCGTTAAAGAAGTTGTAATTGGTATGGCCCATCGTGGTCGTTTGAATGTTCTCTCCAACATTCTTGGAAAAACATACGAACAGATCTTTACTGAATTTGAAGGTAATGTTAATCCTGACCTGACAATGGGTGACGGTGATGTAAAATATCACCTGGGATATGCCAGTCATATTAATACTCCTTCCGGAAATAAGATCTATGTAAAACTTACTCCGAATCCTTCTCACCTGGAAGTAGTCGATTCCCTGGTTCTGGGTTATACCCGGGGACAAATTGATGATGAGTATAAAGGACAGAATACAGCAATGGCGATCCTTATCCATGGTGATGCAGCGGTTGCCGGACAAGGAATAGTTTATGAATTGGTTCAAATGTCAGGCCTCGAAGGCTATACCACGGGTGGAACAATTCACTTCGTTATCAATAACCAGGTTGGATTTACTACAGATTATGAGGATGCGCGCACAGCGATTTATTGTACAGATGTAGCCAAGATCATTGATGCACCTGTTTTACATGTTAATGGAGATGATGCAGAGGCTGTGACATTCTGTTCCAAGCTCGCGGTAGAGTATCGTCAGAAATTCGGAAAGGATATATTCATTGACATGCTTTGCTACCGCAGACATGGTCACAATGAAAGTGATGAACCGAAATTTACCCAACCTAAGCTTTATAATATTATTGCAAAGCATCCTAACCCACGGGAAGTATACGTTAAGAAGTTGATCGAGCGTGGTGATGTAGATGCTGCTCTGGCTGATGAAATGGATAAAAATTTCCGTAATCAGCTTCAGGACAGACTGAATGAAGTGAAACAAAAGCCACTTCCTTACAAGCCTCAGAAGATTGAAGAGGAGTGGGAGAAAATGGTTCGTGCAAAACCGGAAGATTTTGAGACGTCTCCTGACACAAGCATTAAGCAAGCAATCATTGATAAGGTAGGGAAGGCTCTTACTACTATTCCTGAAGGATTTAAAGCTCTTAAACAGATTGAAAAGTTATTGAAGGATCGCAAAGCCGCTTTCTTCGATGATAAAGTATTGGGATGGGCTGAAGCAGAGTTGCTCGCATATGGTTCATTACTTTCAGATGGAACACCGGTTAGAATGTCAGGCCAGGATGTAAAACGCGGAACGTTCTCTCACCGGCATGCATATTTCTTTGATGCAAATACAAATGATCCGTATTGCGGTCTGGATCATATTCAAACAGATCAGCAGCCGTTTCATATTTATAATTCTTTGCTTTCTGAGTTTGGAGTACTGGGCTTTGAGTATGGTTATTCTATGTCTAATCCGAATGCTTTGGTGATCTGGGAAGCGCAGTTTGGTGATTTTGTAAACGGCGCCCAGGTTATGATCGACCAGTTTATCTCAAGTGCCGAATCAAAATGGCAACGGATGAATGGTTTGGTTATGTTACTACCACATGGATATGAAGGACAAGGACCGGAGCATTCAAGCTGTCGCCCTGAACGTTTTCTCCAGATGGCGGCTGAGTATAATTATGTAGTAACCAATCCGACGACAGCAGCTAATATTTTTCATTTATTGAGAAGGCAGGTGACATGGCAATTTCGAAAACCATGCATAGTGTTCTCTCCAAAGTCACTATTGCGTCATCCTTCTGTGGTGTCACCTATAAAAGAGTTTACAGGTGGTTCTTTTAAGGAAGTGATTGATGATGCGATCGTAGTAGCAAAAGATGTGAAACGGATTGTACTTTGTTCAGGTAAGATCTATTACGATTTGCTGGAAGTTCAGTCTAAGAAAAAGACCAAGGATACGGCGGTAGTTCGCGTGGAGCAGTTATATCCTTTCCCTGAATCGCAATTGAAAAATATCTTCAAGAAGTATAAAGGTTCGAAGATCGTATGGGTACAGGAAGAGCCTGCTAATATGGGTGCACTTTCCTTCATCCAACGCATGATGCCCAAGCAGGAGATGGAATTTATTTCCCGTAAGGCGAGTGCATCTCCGGCAACTGGTTATTCCAAAGTGCACAAGGCAGAGCAGGAGAAAATTGTTCAACAAGCTTTTGAAATTTAA
- the lpdA gene encoding dihydrolipoyl dehydrogenase, with translation MQYNVTVIGSGPGGYVAAIRCAQLGFKTAIIEKYNTLGGTCLNVGCIPSKALLDSTEHFHNAAHTFKEHGIDISEPKVNFGQMIKRKGDVVKSNVDGIAFLMKKNKIDVHTGVGSFVDKNTIKITASDGKETSITTDNVIIATGSKPTALPFAAFDKKRIISSTEALELKEVPKHLIVVGGGVIGMELGSVYARIGAKVSVVEFMDSLIPTMDGTMGKELLKSTKKLGMEFYLGHKVTAIENKGKEVILKAEPKNGGAAIELKGDYCLVSVGRRPYTDGLGLDKVGIETVKGQIPVNDHLQTKIPNIYAIGDVVRGAMLAHKAEEEGTLVAEQLAGQKPHINYLLIPGVVYTWPEVASVGYTEEQLKADGKAYKIGNFPYKALGRARASMDLDGLVKILADKNTDEILGVHIIGARAADMIASGVTAMEFRASAEDVSRMSHAHPTYMEAVREACLAATANRPIHI, from the coding sequence ATGCAATACAACGTTACGGTCATTGGTTCGGGTCCTGGTGGTTATGTAGCTGCCATTCGCTGTGCTCAGCTTGGATTTAAGACTGCCATTATTGAAAAGTATAATACCCTTGGCGGTACATGTCTGAATGTGGGATGTATTCCTTCAAAAGCATTGCTGGATTCCACGGAGCATTTTCATAACGCGGCACATACCTTTAAAGAACACGGCATTGATATTTCTGAGCCTAAAGTGAATTTTGGTCAGATGATCAAAAGAAAAGGTGACGTTGTGAAATCAAATGTGGATGGAATTGCATTTCTGATGAAGAAGAATAAGATCGACGTGCATACCGGCGTCGGATCTTTCGTTGATAAGAATACAATCAAAATCACTGCTTCCGATGGCAAGGAAACGTCTATCACTACAGACAATGTAATCATTGCGACAGGTTCGAAGCCGACGGCCCTTCCGTTTGCTGCATTTGATAAGAAAAGAATCATCTCCAGCACAGAAGCATTGGAACTTAAGGAAGTTCCTAAGCATCTGATTGTAGTGGGTGGAGGTGTTATTGGAATGGAACTCGGATCTGTTTATGCACGGATCGGAGCAAAAGTTTCTGTCGTTGAGTTTATGGATAGCCTTATTCCTACCATGGACGGAACGATGGGTAAGGAACTTCTAAAGTCTACCAAGAAACTGGGAATGGAATTCTATCTCGGCCATAAGGTTACTGCGATAGAGAATAAAGGAAAGGAAGTTATTCTTAAAGCTGAGCCAAAGAATGGTGGTGCTGCAATTGAATTGAAAGGTGACTATTGTCTTGTAAGTGTGGGCAGGCGCCCTTACACAGACGGACTTGGACTTGATAAGGTAGGAATTGAAACCGTTAAAGGTCAGATTCCTGTGAATGATCATTTGCAGACAAAAATTCCAAACATCTATGCTATTGGAGATGTAGTGCGTGGTGCGATGTTGGCTCATAAGGCGGAGGAAGAAGGAACATTAGTTGCAGAGCAATTAGCGGGACAGAAGCCGCATATCAATTATTTATTGATTCCCGGGGTTGTTTACACATGGCCAGAAGTTGCGAGCGTTGGTTATACCGAAGAGCAACTAAAAGCGGATGGCAAGGCTTATAAGATTGGAAATTTTCCGTACAAGGCATTAGGTCGCGCACGGGCAAGTATGGATCTTGATGGTCTTGTAAAAATACTTGCTGATAAAAACACAGATGAAATATTAGGTGTTCATATCATTGGAGCACGCGCAGCGGATATGATTGCATCAGGAGTTACTGCAATGGAGTTCCGTGCATCTGCAGAAGATGTTTCAAGAATGTCACATGCACATCCTACCTATATGGAAGCAGTGAGAGAGGCATGTCTGGCAGCAACCGCAAATAGGCCGATACATATTTAA
- the rimM gene encoding 16S rRNA processing protein RimM: MEIKDYFKIGYIAKTHGLKGEVTIMLDPDCPDLEELKSIFVQTNQQLVPHFIETVSIKGVKAYLKFEDVSTLEQSTALKGSSLFLAKSDRPKLQRGEFYNDEVVGFEVSDVQEGPLGDVFEVQEAGPNRYLMIMYLNKEVMIPLNGPFIKSVNKSKKKILVELPDGFLEI, from the coding sequence ATGGAGATAAAAGATTATTTCAAGATAGGCTACATAGCAAAAACGCATGGTCTCAAAGGAGAAGTAACCATCATGCTTGATCCCGATTGCCCGGATCTGGAAGAACTGAAGTCAATCTTTGTTCAAACCAACCAGCAACTTGTTCCCCACTTTATTGAAACAGTTTCTATCAAAGGAGTAAAAGCTTATTTAAAGTTCGAGGATGTCAGCACGTTGGAACAATCTACAGCCTTAAAAGGCTCCAGTCTATTCCTGGCAAAAAGTGACCGTCCTAAGCTTCAAAGAGGAGAATTCTACAATGATGAGGTGGTAGGATTTGAGGTTTCAGACGTGCAAGAAGGTCCTTTAGGGGATGTTTTCGAAGTTCAGGAAGCCGGGCCCAACCGCTACCTCATGATCATGTATCTTAACAAAGAGGTTATGATCCCATTGAATGGACCTTTTATAAAAAGCGTCAACAAAAGCAAAAAGAAGATCTTGGTAGAATTGCCAGACGGATTTCTTGAAATATAA
- a CDS encoding 30S ribosomal protein S16 gives MAVKIRLARRGRKKLARYDVVVADARSPRDGKFIEKIGTYDPLTVPATIILDDDKAFKWLMNGAQPSDTVKAMLSHHGIMLKRHLQIGVVKGAISQDQADQKLADWKKSKEEKNQTRHDSISKKKQDAAKARKDAEVKIKEARAEALRKKAEVAAAAPVAEAAPAETTEAGAPAEEAQA, from the coding sequence ATGGCAGTAAAAATCAGATTAGCCCGAAGAGGCCGCAAAAAATTAGCTAGATATGACGTTGTTGTAGCGGATGCCCGCTCTCCTCGTGATGGAAAATTCATCGAAAAGATCGGTACATACGATCCGTTGACTGTCCCAGCTACCATTATTCTTGATGACGACAAGGCCTTCAAATGGCTTATGAACGGTGCTCAGCCTTCTGATACTGTAAAGGCTATGCTTTCTCACCATGGCATTATGTTGAAAAGACACCTTCAGATCGGTGTTGTGAAGGGCGCAATTTCTCAGGATCAGGCTGATCAAAAGCTTGCTGACTGGAAGAAATCCAAAGAAGAAAAGAATCAAACACGTCACGATAGCATTTCTAAGAAGAAACAAGATGCAGCTAAGGCTCGCAAGGATGCTGAGGTTAAGATAAAAGAAGCACGCGCTGAGGCTCTTCGTAAGAAGGCTGAAGTTGCTGCCGCTGCTCCAGTAGCAGAAGCTGCACCAGCGGAAACTACTGAAGCTGGAGCTCCTGCAGAAGAAGCACAGGCTTAA
- the odhB gene encoding 2-oxoglutarate dehydrogenase complex dihydrolipoyllysine-residue succinyltransferase — protein sequence MAQQVKIPTVGESITEVTIANWLKKDGDTVKMDEVIAELESDKATFELTAPQAGVLKISKKQGEVVPIGTVICEIADGAGASTPTASAPKTTASAPTTTSAKPAATGGVKEMKVPAVGESITEVTISTWLKKDGDLVKLDEIIAEVESDKATFELPAEANGILRIVAKEKTTLPIGGLICKIEITEGGTTSAATTPTAANQQASAKSNGYAEGHPSPAAAKILDEKGIAATSVAGSGVGGRITKDDASKAQASAPAKEGKPAAAPLAPPVIASGGSRNERREKMTSLRKTIAKRLVAVKNETAMLTTFNEVDMKPVMELRSRYKDQFKEKNGVGLGFMSFFTKAICIALKEFPAVNASIDKDEIVFHEYCDVSIAVSTPRGLVVPVIRNAESLSMAQIESEVVRLATKGRDGKLSIEEMTGGTFSITNGGVFGSMMSTPIINPPQSAILGMHNIVERPMVVKGEIVVRPIMYIALSYDHRVIDGRESVSFLVRVKELLEDPGRMILGV from the coding sequence ATGGCTCAACAAGTAAAAATTCCTACCGTAGGCGAATCGATCACAGAAGTGACGATTGCTAACTGGCTCAAGAAAGATGGAGATACTGTGAAGATGGATGAAGTGATTGCTGAATTGGAATCCGATAAGGCAACATTTGAATTGACAGCCCCACAAGCGGGTGTTTTAAAGATCTCAAAAAAGCAAGGTGAAGTCGTTCCGATAGGAACAGTCATCTGTGAAATAGCTGATGGAGCAGGAGCCTCGACTCCTACAGCATCCGCTCCCAAGACAACTGCATCCGCTCCAACAACTACCTCGGCAAAGCCAGCTGCTACGGGTGGAGTTAAGGAGATGAAAGTTCCTGCGGTAGGTGAGTCGATCACAGAAGTTACGATTTCTACCTGGTTGAAAAAGGATGGTGATCTTGTCAAGCTGGATGAAATCATTGCTGAAGTTGAATCCGACAAGGCAACATTTGAATTACCCGCTGAAGCCAATGGTATTTTAAGAATAGTGGCGAAAGAGAAGACAACATTACCGATTGGAGGATTGATCTGTAAGATTGAAATCACAGAAGGAGGAACAACCTCTGCTGCAACAACGCCAACGGCGGCAAATCAACAGGCATCTGCAAAGTCGAATGGATATGCAGAAGGACATCCTTCTCCTGCCGCCGCTAAAATTCTTGATGAAAAAGGAATTGCTGCAACAAGTGTAGCGGGTTCTGGCGTTGGTGGAAGAATTACAAAGGACGATGCATCGAAAGCTCAAGCTTCTGCTCCTGCGAAAGAGGGAAAGCCAGCAGCAGCACCATTAGCTCCCCCGGTGATTGCGTCTGGTGGTTCAAGAAATGAACGTCGTGAGAAGATGACGTCTTTGCGTAAGACCATTGCAAAACGTCTTGTAGCAGTGAAGAATGAAACAGCGATGCTCACCACTTTCAACGAAGTGGATATGAAGCCTGTGATGGAATTGAGAAGTCGATATAAAGATCAATTCAAGGAAAAGAATGGAGTTGGACTTGGTTTTATGTCTTTCTTCACCAAAGCAATTTGTATTGCTCTAAAAGAATTCCCGGCAGTCAATGCTTCGATAGACAAGGATGAGATAGTATTCCACGAGTATTGCGATGTATCTATTGCAGTCTCTACACCAAGAGGTCTCGTGGTTCCGGTAATCAGAAATGCAGAATCCCTTTCAATGGCACAAATTGAAAGTGAAGTAGTGAGACTGGCAACAAAAGGCCGAGATGGTAAGCTTTCTATTGAAGAAATGACCGGAGGAACATTCTCCATCACTAATGGAGGCGTGTTTGGATCTATGATGTCAACACCCATCATTAATCCTCCTCAATCGGCGATCCTGGGAATGCACAACATTGTTGAGCGTCCGATGGTGGTGAAAGGCGAGATTGTTGTAAGACCTATTATGTACATCGCTCTTTCATACGATCACAGAGTAATCGATGGACGTGAATCTGTGAGTTTCCTGGTGAGAGTGAAAGAGCTTTTGGAAGATCCAGGTCGCATGATTTTAGGGGTTTAA
- the trmD gene encoding tRNA (guanosine(37)-N1)-methyltransferase TrmD gives MRIDIITCLPRLLESPFNDSILKRAQEKGIVTVKIHDLRDYTTDSHRNTDDYAFGGGAGMVMMVEPIHRCISSLKSERDYDHVIYMSPDGELLNQSIANQLSMKENLILLCGHYKGIDERIRQHLITKEISIGDYVLSGGELAAAVVSDAVIRLLPGVLSDESSALTDSFQDGLVAPAVFTRPAEYNGWKVPEVLLSGNPAKIEDWKHENALERTKKRRPGLLEGN, from the coding sequence ATGCGCATCGATATCATAACATGCCTTCCCCGATTACTGGAAAGTCCTTTCAATGACTCGATCTTAAAGCGCGCACAAGAGAAGGGAATTGTTACTGTTAAAATCCATGACCTTCGCGACTACACAACAGATTCACATCGGAATACTGATGATTATGCTTTTGGTGGAGGCGCTGGAATGGTAATGATGGTTGAACCCATTCATCGGTGCATATCTTCTCTTAAATCAGAGCGAGATTACGACCATGTCATTTACATGAGTCCGGATGGAGAACTATTAAATCAATCCATCGCCAATCAGTTGAGTATGAAAGAAAATCTCATCCTTTTATGCGGTCATTATAAAGGTATTGATGAAAGGATACGGCAACATCTGATTACAAAAGAAATAAGTATAGGAGATTACGTTTTATCAGGTGGAGAACTTGCAGCAGCAGTAGTGTCTGATGCTGTGATCCGTTTATTGCCAGGTGTTCTTTCTGACGAATCCTCTGCATTGACAGATTCATTTCAGGATGGATTGGTCGCGCCAGCTGTTTTTACCCGTCCGGCGGAATACAATGGCTGGAAAGTTCCGGAAGTTCTACTTTCAGGGAACCCGGCCAAAATTGAAGACTGGAAGCATGAAAACGCATTAGAAAGGACAAAAAAACGGCGTCCTGGGCTTTTAGAAGGAAATTGA
- a CDS encoding O-acetylhomoserine aminocarboxypropyltransferase/cysteine synthase: protein MSEKRKFGFETRMLHAGHIPDSYSGSRAVPIYQTAGYVFDSPEYAASLFELKQYGNIYTRISNPTTAVFEERVASLEGGTGALATSSGQAAQLITMMTLLNPGDEFVASSHLYGGTYTQFEHTFKKLSIKVHFVDPTDIKNWEKAITPKTRALYGETIGNPQGSVFDFEGVSALAKANSIPLVIDNTLASPYLCRPLEWGADIVLHSATKFLNGHGTSIAGVIIDSGKFDFSNYPAISSPSIPYHNLNFYETFGHYGFLMKARCETLRDTGATISPFDSFLLVQGMETLSVRMERHVTNALAIAKFLKNHPMVEWVNFSGLPDHPHYERAKKYLPKGAGSVFAFGLKAMNNNARETGKKFLENLELFSHVANLGDCKSLVIHPASTTHQQLSDEELKRANIKPELIRLSIGLETTEDLIWDLEQAFHQISR, encoded by the coding sequence ATGTCAGAAAAAAGAAAGTTTGGTTTCGAAACACGCATGCTTCACGCTGGTCATATTCCTGATTCTTATTCAGGTTCCCGTGCAGTTCCAATATATCAAACGGCAGGATATGTTTTCGATAGCCCTGAATACGCGGCTTCGCTTTTTGAATTAAAGCAATACGGAAATATCTACACACGTATCAGCAATCCGACAACGGCTGTATTTGAGGAAAGAGTTGCTTCTCTTGAAGGAGGAACAGGTGCGCTTGCAACTTCAAGTGGGCAAGCTGCACAGTTGATAACCATGATGACTCTGCTAAATCCAGGTGATGAATTTGTCGCATCTTCTCATCTTTACGGAGGCACTTACACACAGTTTGAACACACTTTCAAGAAACTCTCCATCAAAGTACACTTTGTTGATCCTACCGATATTAAAAATTGGGAGAAAGCGATTACCCCCAAAACACGGGCTCTGTATGGTGAAACTATTGGCAATCCACAAGGAAGTGTTTTTGATTTTGAAGGTGTATCAGCTTTAGCAAAAGCAAATTCAATTCCTTTAGTTATTGATAACACACTCGCCTCTCCATACCTATGCCGCCCCCTAGAATGGGGCGCTGATATCGTTTTGCATTCCGCAACCAAATTTTTGAATGGTCACGGAACATCCATTGCAGGCGTGATCATTGATTCAGGTAAGTTTGATTTCAGCAATTATCCAGCTATTTCATCGCCCTCCATTCCTTATCATAATCTGAATTTTTATGAGACGTTTGGTCATTATGGATTCCTGATGAAGGCCCGATGCGAAACTCTTCGTGATACAGGCGCAACAATTTCGCCATTTGATTCCTTTCTTTTAGTGCAGGGAATGGAAACACTTTCCGTAAGAATGGAAAGGCATGTTACCAATGCACTTGCCATTGCAAAATTCCTCAAGAATCATCCAATGGTCGAATGGGTGAACTTCTCTGGACTTCCGGATCATCCACATTATGAGAGAGCAAAAAAATATTTACCGAAAGGTGCAGGATCTGTATTTGCTTTTGGGTTAAAGGCTATGAACAATAATGCTCGTGAGACAGGAAAAAAATTCCTGGAAAATCTGGAATTATTTTCTCATGTGGCCAATCTCGGTGATTGCAAAAGTCTTGTCATTCATCCGGCCTCCACAACACACCAGCAACTTTCTGATGAAGAGCTGAAGCGGGCAAACATTAAACCCGAGTTAATACGATTATCAATAGGACTAGAAACAACTGAAGATTTAATATGGGACTTGGAACAAGCCTTTCATCAGATATCTCGATGA
- a CDS encoding DUF4105 domain-containing protein, translated as MLGAATAQGQSNKLSPEAEISLITCGPWQGEVYTAFGHTAIRVNDPVNRFDAAYNYGVFDFGQPNFYINYTKGLLLFELGVYNYSDFIYNYSYYNRSVVEQVLNLSPSQKQALFDYLQWNALPENKTYRYDYFFNNCSSKVRDVIVEVLGDSLKFDDSYIKTDYTIRQLTDLYLKQQPWGDLGIDICLGLPMDKHATPYEYMFLPDYLESSFDHATLTLNGKTIPAVKVKQAAYTPVPEEPAKTMIHPWVVFGLLFLIISIITFNDLRRKKLSKWLDLGLFIITGLLGLLLILLWTATDHQAAAKNFNILWALPTNLFVVLIYRQKSAEFLKKYFTIAAIIYTIVLISWFFLPQQLHIFLLPLVGGLLFRAYAITRLL; from the coding sequence ATGCTTGGAGCAGCAACAGCCCAAGGTCAGTCTAACAAGCTTTCCCCTGAGGCAGAAATTTCGCTTATCACATGTGGACCATGGCAGGGAGAAGTTTATACAGCCTTTGGACATACTGCTATCCGTGTAAATGACCCTGTCAATCGTTTTGATGCCGCATACAACTATGGTGTTTTTGATTTCGGTCAACCTAACTTCTATATTAATTACACCAAAGGACTTCTCCTTTTTGAACTTGGTGTCTATAACTACAGTGATTTCATCTACAACTATTCGTACTACAACCGATCTGTTGTTGAGCAGGTACTAAATCTCTCGCCTTCACAGAAGCAGGCATTGTTTGATTATCTTCAATGGAATGCCTTGCCAGAAAACAAAACCTACAGGTACGACTATTTCTTCAACAATTGCTCAAGTAAAGTACGTGATGTCATTGTCGAGGTACTGGGTGATTCGCTAAAGTTTGATGATTCTTATATTAAGACAGACTATACCATTCGCCAGCTCACGGATCTGTATCTGAAACAACAACCCTGGGGAGACTTAGGAATAGACATCTGTCTTGGCTTGCCAATGGATAAACATGCCACTCCTTATGAGTACATGTTTCTGCCCGATTATCTTGAATCATCATTCGACCATGCAACTCTCACACTGAATGGAAAGACTATTCCTGCTGTAAAGGTGAAGCAGGCAGCATATACCCCGGTTCCAGAAGAACCGGCCAAAACCATGATTCATCCCTGGGTAGTTTTCGGTTTACTATTCTTGATTATCTCAATAATCACTTTTAATGATCTGAGAAGAAAAAAACTTTCTAAATGGCTTGATCTTGGGCTCTTCATTATTACCGGGTTGCTTGGATTGTTATTGATCCTTTTGTGGACCGCGACTGATCATCAGGCGGCAGCAAAAAATTTCAATATTCTTTGGGCGTTACCGACCAACCTGTTTGTCGTTCTTATTTATCGGCAGAAATCAGCTGAGTTTCTCAAAAAGTACTTCACTATTGCGGCGATTATCTACACGATTGTACTCATATCGTGGTTTTTTCTTCCACAGCAGCTACATATTTTCCTCTTACCACTTGTTGGGGGGCTTTTGTTCAGGGCTTACGCAATTACCAGACTTTTGTAG